The following are encoded in a window of Halorubrum aethiopicum genomic DNA:
- a CDS encoding orc1/cdc6 family replication initiation protein: protein MPTDPGPEETSESTGSIKDLILEQEEAASLIKNRSLLEPNEIVDEERIVGRDTQLTDITQHLRVAISNERPPNLLLYGPSGTGKSLIINAVCQNIVELCESRDIRFGVIQMNCQNVGTLGAAVYELARKVSNDIGTTVDVPEHGVPNKKKWRELYRLINDHYDTVVFILDELDMLVGRRDKDEPAFSRLLYQLSRAGSTDEITAQVSVTAITNDTKMMESVGSRALSSFTPEDVHFSDYDANQLREILRAREDAFHEDALSDDVIPLAAAFAAQTNGDARKAIDLMRTAGSIAEKTGADEVREEHVREAQDKVEKNRVLEVTRGISTQKKLCLFATAAVAREAGTGAAKSPIGYRVYQYLTGTLDSDQYHQETYVNKMKELTTYSLVETERKSQGPHSGSYLEFTFGENPETIIETLREDSRLDDVHGDELRTVVNAQLNQ from the coding sequence ATGCCCACGGATCCTGGTCCCGAGGAAACCTCCGAGTCCACGGGTTCTATCAAAGATCTCATTCTCGAGCAGGAAGAAGCCGCGAGTCTCATCAAGAACCGGTCACTCCTCGAACCGAACGAGATCGTCGACGAAGAACGTATCGTCGGTCGTGACACCCAACTCACCGATATCACTCAGCACCTCCGTGTCGCGATAAGTAACGAGCGGCCACCGAACCTTCTCCTCTATGGCCCCTCCGGGACCGGGAAATCGCTCATCATCAACGCCGTCTGCCAGAACATCGTCGAACTCTGTGAAAGTCGTGACATCCGGTTCGGTGTCATCCAGATGAACTGCCAGAACGTGGGCACCCTCGGTGCAGCCGTCTACGAACTGGCGCGAAAGGTATCGAACGACATCGGAACGACTGTCGACGTTCCGGAACACGGGGTTCCAAACAAGAAAAAATGGCGCGAACTCTACCGTCTGATCAACGACCACTACGATACAGTCGTATTCATTCTCGATGAACTCGACATGCTCGTCGGTCGTCGCGACAAGGACGAACCAGCCTTCTCCCGCCTTCTCTATCAGCTCTCTCGTGCTGGAAGCACCGATGAGATCACCGCCCAAGTTTCTGTTACCGCCATCACGAACGACACAAAGATGATGGAGAGTGTGGGAAGTCGCGCTCTCAGTTCCTTTACCCCCGAGGACGTTCACTTTAGTGACTACGACGCCAACCAGCTCCGGGAAATTCTCCGGGCTCGGGAAGATGCTTTCCACGAGGATGCACTCAGCGACGACGTCATCCCGCTTGCAGCAGCATTCGCTGCCCAAACCAATGGGGATGCACGGAAGGCGATCGATCTGATGCGAACAGCGGGGTCGATTGCAGAAAAAACAGGTGCAGACGAAGTCCGTGAGGAGCACGTTCGAGAGGCTCAAGATAAGGTTGAGAAGAACCGCGTGTTGGAGGTGACACGTGGGATTAGTACGCAGAAGAAGCTCTGTCTGTTCGCGACTGCAGCTGTGGCCCGTGAGGCCGGAACTGGTGCAGCAAAGAGCCCGATTGGATACCGGGTGTATCAGTACTTGACAGGTACCCTGGATTCGGATCAGTACCACCAGGAGACGTACGTGAATAAGATGAAAGAACTCACGACGTATTCGTTGGTCGAGACAGAACGGAAGAGTCAGGGGCCACACTCAGGCAGCTACCTCGAGTTCACGTTTGGTGAGAACCCGGAGACCATCATCGAGACGCTCCGAGAAGATTCGCGGCTAGACGACGTCCACGGGGACGAACTCCGCACCGTTGTGAACGCGCAGCTCAACCAGTAG
- a CDS encoding DUF1156 domain-containing protein, which yields MNENESNPDAIEGQNLAIEGKLPLKAVGIENLKEANPKHMPPHRYLHPWFARRPTPAARLATLASILPEDVDSDQILSWIQIGPKEGIEGDISEYVEQKKASEGDRSGSLGDHYGYPRPFTQSPNKKERDEIHEILEETWDGELPTVLDPCAGGGVIPYEAIRYGLPTKANELNPVPSVILQVLLNYAPSVGSLKDDLERWSQRIDNLAEERLEQYFPSEGEHDSVDSYVCAHVVTCPDCGTDIPLVSKWSIRTRRSADTVISVPEVDEDGSIEYDCIIEPTEEELDGFDHKQGTVSRGGDAECLNCGIVTESEDIVDMHQDGEFSYDIFCVRYMDSSGNYSFRAPNEADYQALESAEERIESDFDLASFLTTPLPDGEKTREPREHGIHEWRDMFTPRQLVSHYEYYRAFEDRKDEIQEEHPEDEAEALLTVLSLVPGKLVDYNSRFSPWHTGKGYPSNAMGGKHLSLAKSFADINMSVGGMGSYQSAIRKIIESYEELVSYLPDDASPAELSTGDAANLPYPDNEIEAVVIDPPYYSSIMYAELSDMFYVWMKEYLDDVYPDQFQSDLTNKDDEAVANPSRFEGIAGGSDSKRELANNEYEQKMSEIFSELYRVLEPGGVMTVMFTHKETDAWDTLTKSLINSGFTITSTHPISSEMPARIDTQDSGSADSTLLLTGRKTTQGSSPLDSDVPTLWTDVRADTRLAAKDAARDLLDSGLSLTKTDVIISAFGPTLKVYADAYPVVDDQDEPVPPRRALEEAREAVTQILVDEYLEGEGLGELDDITEWYVLSWLVHESDTFNYDEGHQLGLGIGVDIDDIKRSTKLWRKRRGDIKLRGYDDRVQDITLPKEDRSSRKPVDPDAISFTIALDAVHAAMHVYEKQGEDVAIDWLKERNFDTDAPFKATLKALLQVLPQDHSEWEAARDLALGRTHDALGLEFTPTDFTDPSENTLEQSELGDHA from the coding sequence ATGAACGAGAACGAGTCTAACCCGGATGCTATTGAAGGACAGAATCTTGCAATAGAGGGGAAACTCCCGCTGAAAGCCGTAGGGATAGAGAACCTGAAGGAGGCAAATCCCAAACATATGCCTCCCCATCGCTACCTTCACCCTTGGTTTGCCCGCCGCCCTACACCTGCGGCTAGGTTAGCGACTTTGGCCTCAATCCTCCCAGAAGATGTTGATTCCGATCAAATACTTAGCTGGATTCAAATTGGCCCCAAAGAAGGAATTGAAGGGGATATCTCGGAGTACGTTGAACAAAAGAAAGCTAGTGAGGGCGATAGAAGCGGTTCTCTGGGCGACCATTACGGTTATCCACGTCCATTTACACAATCTCCGAATAAAAAAGAGAGAGATGAAATCCATGAAATACTGGAAGAGACGTGGGATGGTGAACTTCCAACCGTCTTAGACCCTTGTGCGGGTGGAGGTGTAATTCCATACGAGGCGATCAGATACGGTTTGCCGACTAAAGCTAACGAGCTAAACCCCGTTCCATCGGTAATATTACAGGTATTGTTGAATTACGCACCAAGCGTTGGGTCATTAAAGGACGATTTAGAGCGGTGGAGTCAGCGTATTGATAATCTCGCGGAGGAGAGACTGGAACAGTATTTCCCCTCGGAAGGAGAGCACGACTCCGTTGATTCCTATGTCTGCGCTCATGTCGTTACTTGTCCCGATTGTGGGACAGACATACCGTTAGTTTCGAAGTGGTCCATTCGTACCCGAAGGAGTGCAGATACGGTTATCTCTGTTCCTGAAGTGGATGAAGATGGCTCGATTGAGTACGATTGCATCATTGAACCGACGGAGGAGGAACTAGACGGATTTGATCATAAACAGGGGACAGTTTCTCGAGGTGGTGATGCTGAGTGTCTAAATTGTGGGATAGTCACTGAATCAGAGGATATCGTAGATATGCATCAAGACGGGGAGTTCAGTTATGACATATTCTGTGTCCGTTATATGGACTCCTCTGGTAACTACAGCTTCCGAGCACCTAATGAAGCTGATTATCAAGCTTTAGAGAGCGCTGAAGAACGTATTGAGTCTGATTTTGATCTTGCATCCTTCTTGACTACTCCTCTCCCAGATGGCGAAAAGACTCGAGAACCACGGGAACATGGGATTCATGAATGGAGAGATATGTTCACTCCACGCCAGCTGGTTTCTCACTACGAGTATTATAGGGCGTTTGAAGATAGGAAAGACGAAATTCAAGAAGAGCATCCGGAAGATGAAGCAGAGGCGCTTCTGACTGTTCTCTCCTTAGTCCCGGGTAAACTCGTTGACTATAATTCCCGCTTTTCACCGTGGCATACTGGGAAAGGATATCCCTCAAACGCAATGGGGGGCAAACACCTGTCCCTTGCTAAATCGTTTGCAGATATCAATATGTCAGTCGGTGGTATGGGGAGCTATCAATCTGCCATCAGGAAAATAATTGAATCTTATGAAGAACTAGTATCTTATCTTCCCGATGACGCTTCTCCCGCGGAACTATCTACGGGGGATGCTGCGAATCTACCTTATCCGGATAACGAGATCGAGGCAGTTGTGATAGATCCTCCCTATTATAGCAGTATCATGTACGCTGAATTATCGGATATGTTCTACGTCTGGATGAAGGAATATTTGGACGACGTCTATCCTGACCAGTTCCAGTCAGATCTCACAAACAAGGATGACGAAGCGGTTGCGAATCCCAGCCGATTTGAAGGTATTGCGGGCGGCTCTGATTCTAAGCGAGAACTGGCAAATAATGAATATGAGCAGAAAATGAGTGAGATATTCTCAGAACTATACCGTGTTCTCGAGCCTGGTGGAGTAATGACCGTGATGTTCACTCATAAAGAAACAGATGCTTGGGACACCCTCACTAAATCCTTAATCAACTCCGGGTTCACAATAACATCAACACACCCGATTTCTAGTGAAATGCCGGCTAGAATCGACACTCAGGATAGCGGATCGGCTGATAGTACTCTGTTGCTTACTGGACGGAAGACTACCCAGGGCTCATCCCCACTTGATAGCGATGTACCGACTCTTTGGACCGATGTGCGCGCCGACACAAGGTTAGCCGCGAAAGACGCTGCACGAGACCTTCTTGATTCAGGCCTCTCTCTCACGAAGACTGATGTTATCATTTCTGCATTCGGGCCAACTCTAAAAGTGTACGCTGATGCCTATCCTGTTGTTGATGATCAAGATGAACCAGTACCACCGCGGCGTGCATTAGAGGAAGCGCGTGAAGCGGTGACACAGATTCTTGTCGATGAGTATCTAGAGGGGGAAGGTCTTGGTGAATTGGACGACATTACAGAGTGGTATGTCCTCTCGTGGCTTGTTCACGAGTCAGATACATTCAACTACGACGAGGGGCACCAATTAGGACTCGGGATTGGGGTTGATATCGACGATATCAAGCGATCAACCAAACTCTGGCGAAAGCGCCGAGGAGACATCAAATTGCGCGGTTACGACGATAGAGTTCAGGATATAACTCTCCCAAAAGAGGACCGGTCTAGCCGGAAACCAGTCGATCCAGATGCTATCTCATTCACAATTGCGCTAGATGCGGTTCACGCGGCGATGCATGTTTACGAGAAGCAAGGTGAAGACGTTGCAATTGATTGGCTCAAGGAACGGAATTTCGATACGGATGCTCCGTTCAAAGCCACTTTAAAAGCACTCTTGCAGGTACTCCCCCAGGATCACTCTGAATGGGAAGCTGCTCGCGACCTCGCCTTAGGCCGGACCCACGATGCGCTTGGTCTGGAATTCACCCCCACCGATTTTACTGACCCCTCGGAAAACACCCTAGAACAGAGCGAACTCGGTGACCACGCCTAA
- a CDS encoding ATP-binding protein — MSSEYPSLFESCQPRDDVLDGSLQEEQFAAKLSTVVHNPEKAAPVYRDPDSFYDMTYPTEGLRTLLSNLTGRFLATTKYDPGSYTSSILCLDTRFGGGKTHDLIASYHLAENPVDIDDLSHYLLDGDEELAADYQDAVAEGLDIATGVFIGTKADSKDARHADDDPDAPNTRTMWGELAYQLYGLDGYEYLKDYDQDRDAPGEGTLSKLFAQHDQPALILIDEIADYMNKAAGTPVGDKTLADQTLSFVMALLEAAAESEHVTVVYSIADTAFGEQADRVRDGVRDHIEEVNEIGRRQHKTVTPTDENEIGQVLQHRLFSEVPENAAHEAADSYFQFYDQEDRQYPQEATDAGYVDVLAREYPFHPSLIDALTDKIDTIPRFQRTRDALRLLARAVYYLWNHQPDSYDRHWIRIYDLTVADDDPGGGIQTILRERLFDFVDLGPAVTADIYDDDGTAHAQLEDRKWTENGIPPLGTHLTTTVLWHSLAYGEQAAGLTHADLNLAIGHPDLNFDDYDAALSALRGDDMDVACYFLYEEERLRFKQEPNLIRIIDQRIESTPEASAHSRFENRLTSKEIGDGGFQPVEFPESPADLPDTPDTPKLAVMHPDSAAVEDGGDTPPNRVTQLYEQQAAKHDGETETRIYKNYALFLAPDNDRMDAAIDEARRLEAIEALLDSPEQKADLSSEQIEELRERSDEAQLMLGELVRNVYRHLYYPDRDGLTHITIGATESNGGTTLVDAVQTTLEDKIVKRDAGARGSAHVQQKLWQQTQDAMSTEALVNQYAKKPGLDYLFSTKPIRETVSSLVSDHGYAYWDGESGTAYWAGTTEPSTWPHPEPFAESPDVETSIRDSDVQIGGAFVVYREIDALVDDHLDEIDRPEQTVATCAECGAEVENPEGSEPYYCEEHQSDTTCRSCGKEVDSEQLLDERGRCQECQPEESWEASKKMMSASRAFSEVRRDAESKAGTDRTPLIEEVTIQVGGEDPFQAAKFVSQRPGFKAREDAVTVRMQYETRTDDGTYSAEFTGSPSRFRDVIDQPGSFGDDRETIQFRFQFDEPEPITNEGDDLLAALDNDLDSGNIDVRVEGRGPIRASSEVTV, encoded by the coding sequence ATGAGTAGTGAGTACCCCTCTCTCTTTGAGAGCTGCCAGCCAAGAGACGATGTCTTAGACGGCTCGCTCCAGGAGGAACAGTTCGCTGCGAAACTCTCGACTGTCGTCCACAACCCTGAGAAGGCAGCACCAGTCTATCGAGATCCCGACTCGTTCTACGATATGACCTATCCCACGGAGGGTCTCCGCACGCTGCTCTCCAATCTCACGGGGCGTTTCTTGGCGACGACAAAGTACGACCCCGGATCGTATACTTCGAGCATTCTCTGTCTCGACACACGGTTCGGTGGTGGGAAAACGCACGACCTCATCGCCTCCTACCATCTTGCTGAGAACCCCGTAGATATTGACGACCTCTCGCACTACCTGCTGGACGGCGACGAGGAGCTTGCGGCCGACTATCAAGATGCGGTGGCAGAGGGCCTCGATATTGCGACGGGGGTCTTCATCGGAACGAAGGCTGATAGCAAGGATGCCCGCCATGCCGACGACGATCCGGATGCTCCGAATACCCGGACGATGTGGGGTGAACTCGCGTACCAGCTCTATGGGCTCGATGGCTACGAGTACCTCAAGGACTACGACCAAGACCGGGACGCCCCCGGTGAGGGGACCCTCTCGAAACTCTTCGCTCAGCACGACCAGCCGGCCCTCATTCTGATCGACGAAATCGCCGACTACATGAACAAAGCCGCGGGCACGCCTGTCGGCGACAAGACGCTCGCCGATCAGACGCTTTCGTTCGTGATGGCGCTCCTCGAAGCGGCTGCCGAATCGGAGCACGTCACGGTCGTCTACTCTATCGCGGATACGGCCTTTGGTGAGCAGGCTGACCGGGTTCGTGATGGCGTCCGTGACCATATCGAGGAGGTCAATGAGATTGGCCGGCGGCAGCACAAGACGGTCACGCCGACCGACGAAAACGAGATCGGACAAGTCCTTCAGCACCGACTCTTCTCGGAAGTTCCAGAAAACGCCGCGCACGAAGCCGCCGACTCATACTTCCAATTCTATGACCAGGAAGACCGGCAGTATCCACAGGAAGCCACCGACGCTGGCTACGTGGATGTCCTCGCTCGCGAATACCCCTTCCATCCCTCCTTAATCGACGCTCTCACGGACAAGATCGATACGATCCCTCGATTCCAGCGCACGCGTGATGCCCTCCGCTTACTTGCTCGAGCCGTCTACTACCTCTGGAATCACCAGCCCGACAGTTACGACCGCCACTGGATTCGGATCTACGACCTCACAGTCGCTGATGACGATCCTGGCGGTGGGATTCAGACGATCCTTCGTGAGCGCCTATTCGACTTCGTCGATCTCGGTCCCGCAGTGACCGCCGACATCTACGACGACGATGGTACCGCGCACGCCCAGCTTGAGGACCGCAAGTGGACCGAAAACGGCATCCCACCGCTCGGTACCCATCTGACAACGACGGTTCTCTGGCACAGTCTCGCGTATGGTGAGCAGGCAGCTGGCCTGACACACGCGGATTTGAACCTTGCCATCGGCCATCCCGATCTGAACTTCGACGACTACGATGCCGCACTATCCGCACTCCGGGGCGACGATATGGACGTCGCCTGTTACTTCCTCTACGAGGAAGAGCGCCTCCGGTTCAAGCAAGAACCAAACCTGATCCGAATTATCGACCAGCGGATCGAGTCTACCCCCGAAGCGAGCGCTCATTCGCGTTTCGAGAACCGTCTCACCTCGAAGGAAATCGGGGATGGTGGCTTCCAGCCGGTGGAGTTCCCTGAATCGCCGGCGGATTTACCGGATACCCCGGATACGCCGAAGCTCGCGGTGATGCATCCAGACAGTGCGGCTGTCGAAGACGGCGGCGATACGCCACCGAACCGTGTGACACAGCTCTACGAGCAGCAAGCCGCAAAACACGACGGGGAGACAGAGACGCGTATCTACAAGAACTACGCTCTGTTCCTCGCTCCTGACAACGACCGAATGGATGCAGCGATCGACGAGGCTCGGCGTCTCGAGGCTATAGAGGCCCTGCTTGATAGCCCTGAACAGAAAGCCGACCTCTCCTCGGAACAAATCGAGGAGCTTCGAGAACGGAGCGACGAGGCACAGCTGATGCTCGGAGAGCTCGTTCGGAACGTCTACCGGCACCTCTACTACCCGGACCGGGACGGGCTCACCCACATCACCATCGGTGCAACCGAATCCAACGGCGGGACGACACTGGTCGACGCTGTCCAGACAACGCTCGAGGATAAGATCGTGAAACGCGACGCCGGCGCTCGTGGGTCCGCTCACGTCCAACAGAAACTCTGGCAGCAGACCCAGGACGCTATGTCCACCGAAGCGCTAGTCAACCAATACGCGAAGAAGCCGGGTCTGGACTACCTCTTCAGCACGAAACCGATTCGAGAGACTGTCTCTTCTCTCGTTAGTGACCACGGATACGCATACTGGGATGGCGAGTCTGGGACGGCGTACTGGGCCGGGACGACAGAGCCGTCGACGTGGCCACACCCGGAACCGTTCGCGGAATCCCCCGATGTCGAGACCTCGATTCGGGACAGCGATGTCCAGATCGGGGGCGCCTTCGTCGTTTACCGAGAGATCGACGCGCTCGTCGACGACCACCTCGACGAAATCGACCGGCCAGAACAGACGGTTGCCACTTGTGCTGAGTGTGGGGCGGAGGTTGAAAACCCAGAAGGCAGCGAACCCTACTACTGTGAGGAACACCAGTCCGATACGACCTGTCGTTCCTGCGGCAAAGAGGTCGATAGCGAGCAGCTGCTGGATGAACGCGGTCGTTGCCAGGAGTGCCAACCCGAGGAATCCTGGGAGGCGAGCAAGAAGATGATGTCCGCTTCGCGGGCCTTCTCAGAGGTTCGTCGCGATGCGGAATCGAAGGCCGGGACTGACCGGACGCCGCTGATCGAAGAAGTGACAATCCAAGTCGGTGGAGAGGATCCCTTCCAGGCGGCCAAGTTCGTCAGCCAGCGTCCCGGATTCAAAGCCCGTGAGGACGCGGTGACGGTCCGAATGCAGTACGAAACCCGGACTGACGACGGGACGTACAGCGCGGAATTCACGGGGTCACCGAGCCGATTCCGGGACGTGATTGACCAGCCCGGCTCGTTCGGCGATGATCGAGAGACCATCCAGTTCCGCTTCCAGTTTGACGAGCCCGAACCGATCACAAACGAGGGCGACGACCTCCTCGCTGCCCTCGATAATGACCTCGATTCAGGCAACATCGACGTCCGAGTCGAAGGGCGTGGCCCGATTCGGGCGAGCTCGGAGGTGACGGTCTGA
- a CDS encoding DUF7680 family protein, producing the protein MASRGSEFETSPAEGTEEDRLVRYGTSMFGGRPTFTLVRRETDGGGEWTLHELLPREQAEARRDRLERDGRSLSITPVEDLVSDIAGDDLLSKLDGWTWDEWAGAKVARLDPTRVRALQDVVREAIEGTPGDSSEVLTGGAGFVFLPETAGVRLAVAFRGVKPIQRIDRMRSLARGVARMSDEECYYWYAKCRSPSSPNGEKALRVLLTDHIK; encoded by the coding sequence ATGGCGAGTCGCGGTTCGGAATTTGAGACCTCACCCGCCGAGGGGACAGAGGAGGATCGGCTGGTCCGCTACGGGACGAGTATGTTCGGTGGCCGCCCGACGTTCACGCTCGTCCGACGAGAGACAGACGGTGGCGGAGAGTGGACGCTCCACGAACTACTCCCTCGCGAACAGGCTGAAGCCCGCCGTGATCGCTTGGAGCGGGATGGTCGTTCGCTGAGTATCACACCAGTTGAGGATCTCGTGTCGGACATCGCTGGCGACGACCTCCTTTCCAAGCTCGACGGCTGGACGTGGGATGAGTGGGCCGGCGCAAAGGTCGCTCGGCTTGACCCGACCCGCGTCCGTGCGCTCCAGGACGTCGTCCGGGAAGCGATCGAAGGCACGCCAGGAGATTCATCAGAAGTTCTCACTGGGGGGGCTGGGTTCGTGTTCCTACCCGAAACGGCAGGCGTCCGGCTTGCTGTTGCGTTCCGTGGCGTGAAGCCGATCCAGCGTATCGACCGGATGCGGTCGCTGGCTCGAGGCGTTGCACGGATGAGCGATGAGGAGTGTTACTACTGGTATGCAAAGTGTCGGTCTCCGTCGAGTCCGAACGGCGAAAAGGCCCTTCGAGTGTTGCTGACGGACCACATCAAATAG